Sequence from the bacterium genome:
TCCCGACGTGCAATCCGCCGTGCTCGACCAGGTGCGCTCGCCGCGCCTTGTCGCGATGGATACGATGAACTTCTGGATCAACGGCAAGCGCGACGCGCTCGCCCGCGTGCTCGCCCGCGCGGGGATGCTTTTTCTGAACGAGGAAGAAGCGCGCCTTTTGGCGAACGCGCGCAACGTGATGCGCGCCGCGCGTCATATCCGCGAGATGGGACCGGAGACGGTCGCCGTCAAGCGCGGCGAATACGGCTCGCTCATCGTGCACGAGACGGGTATGTTCGCCGCGCCCGCGTATCCGCTCGAGGAGGTCCTCGATCCGACCGGCGCGGGCGACAGCTTCGCCGGCGGATTCCTCGGCTATCTCGCCTCGTGCGACGAGCTGACGCCCCGCGAGGTCCGTAACGCCGCGATCTACGGTTCGACGGTCGCGAGCTTCGCGTGCGAGGCGTTTTCCGTCGATCGCCTTGCCGGTCTCACGCGCAAGGACATCGACGACCGGTTCGAGTTCTTCCGCGAGCTGACGCAGTTCTGAACGAGCGGGATCAACAGATTGCACGGAACCACACCGGGCTCCTTGCGATTCCTCGCCTTTTTCTTTTCTATTTCCTATCTCCTCTTTCCTATCTCCTATTTTCTGTTTTCCACCGTGGTCTCAACGTCAACGCCCGCCTTTAGCGTCTGATACACGACGCAGTACCGCTCGGTCAGATCGATCATCTTCGCGATCTTCTCGTCGGGCGCGTCGGCGCTGAAAGAAAATTTCATGCGCACGGCCGTCAGACCGACGGGCGCGGATTTGTCGACGCCAAGCGTACCGGCCCAGTCGATGTCCGCCTCGGCGGTGACCTTGGGGTCGCCAAGCTCGATACGCATCGCCGCGGCGACCGCGCCAAGCGTCGTGCCCGCGCAACCGACGAGCGCCTCGAGCAACATGTTCGCCGAGCATGCAAGCGAGCCGTCGCCGCCGGTCGCCGGATGCTGCCCCGCGACCACTTCGCCGAAGTGCGTTTGCATGGCGCAACTCGGCACGTTGTCGCCGACGCGCCCCTCGACGCGAAGCGTCTGGCGCGCGGCGCCGGGGTCGGCCCGATACTTTTCTTTCAGCGGCGCCTGCGCGGCGCGGATTTTTTCGATGTCCATGGTGGCCTCGCTTGTCAAACCGCTCCCCCGCTCGCAGCGGGGTCGCGGTTCGTATTCAAGGGAAAGGCGTCGCGATGACGTCCCTGCCTTTCAGCCTTCCAGTCTTCCAGCCTTCTTATTTTTCCACCGGTCCGAGCAGCGTGAACAAATGCGACTCGGTTTCAACGGGCATCAACGTCGGCATATTCTGGAACATCCAGCCCACGAGCGGCTCGGCGCCGGGTTTTTCGAGGCGAACCTTCGCGGCGGGGTTTTGCGGATCGGGTCCGGCCGTCGTGACGCCGTCGTCGGTCACCTTCAGCGCGGGCAGGAAATTGACGACGTGCATCGTCAGCTCCGTGCCCGCGACCGCGGCGGACCCGCCGAGCGGCACTTCGAATTCCTTCATGGCGTTCGTGCCCTTTTCCGTGACGCGCACGCGGATCGCCCGGTAGCGTTCGCCGACGTACGCCGGTTCGTCGACCGGGCGATTCGACATGCGCATCGCCATCACCGGCGGCATGGCGCCGGCCATCTCCGCGGGCGCCTCGGGCTGGGCTGCGCCGTGAAGCGTTCCCATGCGCCGGGGCGACGCA
This genomic interval carries:
- a CDS encoding OsmC family protein; its protein translation is MDIEKIRAAQAPLKEKYRADPGAARQTLRVEGRVGDNVPSCAMQTHFGEVVAGQHPATGGDGSLACSANMLLEALVGCAGTTLGAVAAAMRIELGDPKVTAEADIDWAGTLGVDKSAPVGLTAVRMKFSFSADAPDEKIAKMIDLTERYCVVYQTLKAGVDVETTVENRK
- a CDS encoding sugar kinase — encoded protein: MSIVVVGSVAYDSIKTPLGAAERALGGSASYFSLAASFFTRVSIVAAIGEDFEPAHIELFESRGIDVAGLVRRPGDTFHWTGEYGTDMNIAHTIDTRLGVFADFRPVLTGAQADSPFVFLANIDPDVQSAVLDQVRSPRLVAMDTMNFWINGKRDALARVLARAGMLFLNEEEARLLANARNVMRAARHIREMGPETVAVKRGEYGSLIVHETGMFAAPAYPLEEVLDPTGAGDSFAGGFLGYLASCDELTPREVRNAAIYGSTVASFACEAFSVDRLAGLTRKDIDDRFEFFRELTQF